One stretch of Halobacillus litoralis DNA includes these proteins:
- a CDS encoding YgaP family membrane protein: protein MKPNIGIINSMVRITAGLSMLTYLTIRGARRECDSSHPLLIMMSALKVAEGIVRFCPLTAVYEEMSTEKDGIEQSWQQNIPQDQ from the coding sequence ATGAAACCGAATATCGGAATCATCAACAGTATGGTCCGCATCACCGCAGGTCTTAGTATGCTGACCTATTTGACGATCCGCGGTGCACGCAGAGAGTGCGATTCTTCCCATCCGCTTCTGATCATGATGTCTGCATTGAAGGTTGCGGAAGGGATTGTACGCTTCTGCCCATTGACAGCCGTCTATGAAGAAATGTCTACAGAAAAAGACGGCATCGAGCAAAGCTGGCAGCAGAATATTCCGCAGGACCAATAA
- a CDS encoding EYxxD motif small membrane protein produces MDFMEYFTDVGFVIVTIIGSIAALFYVGMRSRRRD; encoded by the coding sequence ATGGATTTTATGGAGTACTTCACAGACGTCGGTTTCGTCATCGTCACCATCATCGGTTCGATTGCCGCTCTATTCTATGTCGGCATGCGAAGCCGACGAAGAGACTGA
- the purN gene encoding phosphoribosylglycinamide formyltransferase: MTNIAVFASGTGSNFDAIVSKVESGELEANIALLVCDRIGAQVIEKAQKHEIDTVVYRAKSFADKAAYEQAVLNDCRQRGIEFIVLAGYMRLIGPTLLEPYERRIVNIHPSLLPAFPGKDAIGQALETKVKVTGVTVHYVDAGMDTGPIIAQEAIDIEENDTADDVKDKIQAVEHRLYPQVIQSLFIKEESQ, from the coding sequence ATGACCAACATCGCTGTCTTCGCCTCCGGTACGGGTTCGAATTTCGATGCGATCGTCAGCAAAGTGGAATCCGGGGAGCTTGAAGCGAACATCGCCCTGCTCGTCTGTGACCGTATCGGTGCCCAGGTCATCGAAAAGGCACAAAAGCATGAAATCGATACCGTCGTTTACCGGGCGAAAAGTTTTGCGGACAAAGCTGCCTATGAGCAGGCCGTGCTCAATGACTGCCGGCAGCGGGGAATTGAATTCATCGTACTCGCTGGATATATGAGACTCATCGGACCGACGTTATTGGAGCCGTACGAACGGCGTATCGTCAATATCCATCCGTCTCTGCTTCCGGCTTTCCCAGGGAAGGATGCCATCGGTCAAGCGCTGGAGACAAAAGTGAAAGTGACCGGTGTGACGGTCCATTATGTCGATGCTGGCATGGATACAGGACCGATCATTGCTCAGGAAGCCATCGATATCGAAGAAAACGATACAGCGGATGATGTTAAAGACAAAATCCAAGCGGTTGAACACCGCCTCTACCCACAAGTGATTCAATCATTATTCATCAAGGAGGAATCTCAATGA
- the purF gene encoding amidophosphoribosyltransferase: protein MLAEIKGLNEECGIFGVWGHQDSAQLTYYGLHALQHRGQEGAGIVTTDGEQLKLAKGHGLINEVFSENQLEDLSGHASIGHVRYATAGDGGYENIQPLLFRSQTGGLALAHNGNLVNAQALKNQLEAQGSILQTTSDTEVVAHLIKRARHLPLEQAIMEALSMIKGAYAFLVMTEDRMFVANDPRGLRPLSLGHLGESWVVSSETCAFDVVGAEYDREIDPGELLIISDEGIESKRFSAPIQRTLCSMEYVYFSRPDSNLDGKNVHASRKRMGKSLAEEAPIDADVVTGVPDSSISAAIGYAEASGIPYELGLIKNRYVGRTFIQPSQELREQGVKMKLSAVRGIVEGKKVVMVDDSIVRGTTSRRIVKMLKEAGAKEVHVRIASPPIKNPCYYGIDTSNSGELIAANNSVEEIEEQIGADSLAFLSVQGLNDSIYQGEESLKHGGCMACFTGKYPTEIYPNTMHPYEKA, encoded by the coding sequence ATGCTTGCTGAAATCAAAGGTTTAAATGAAGAATGCGGCATTTTTGGTGTCTGGGGTCATCAGGATTCGGCCCAGCTGACGTATTACGGGTTACATGCCCTCCAACACCGCGGTCAGGAGGGTGCAGGAATTGTCACAACGGACGGGGAACAGTTGAAACTTGCTAAAGGGCACGGCCTGATCAATGAAGTTTTCTCTGAAAATCAACTCGAAGACTTGAGTGGCCATGCTTCGATTGGTCACGTGCGCTACGCTACGGCAGGGGATGGCGGCTATGAAAATATTCAGCCGCTGCTTTTCCGCTCCCAGACGGGCGGGTTGGCCCTCGCTCATAATGGAAACCTTGTGAACGCACAGGCGTTGAAGAACCAGCTGGAGGCACAGGGAAGCATTTTGCAGACGACTTCGGATACCGAAGTTGTCGCCCACTTAATCAAACGCGCGCGCCATCTGCCTCTCGAGCAGGCGATCATGGAAGCACTATCGATGATCAAAGGTGCTTATGCGTTTCTTGTTATGACCGAAGATCGCATGTTCGTCGCTAATGACCCGCGTGGATTGCGCCCGCTCAGTCTTGGCCATCTCGGTGAATCATGGGTCGTCTCTTCAGAAACGTGTGCCTTCGATGTAGTCGGTGCCGAGTATGACAGGGAAATCGATCCTGGAGAGCTGCTGATCATATCGGACGAGGGGATAGAATCAAAACGGTTCTCCGCTCCGATTCAGCGCACGCTCTGTTCAATGGAATATGTCTACTTTTCAAGACCTGACAGCAACCTTGACGGTAAAAATGTCCACGCCTCCCGTAAACGGATGGGTAAATCGCTCGCGGAAGAAGCTCCGATCGATGCGGACGTGGTGACAGGCGTTCCGGATTCAAGCATTTCTGCAGCCATCGGATATGCGGAGGCTTCCGGTATCCCTTATGAGCTTGGGTTGATTAAAAACCGCTATGTAGGCCGTACGTTCATTCAGCCATCTCAGGAGCTTCGTGAACAAGGGGTGAAAATGAAGCTTTCTGCTGTCCGGGGGATTGTAGAAGGGAAAAAAGTCGTCATGGTCGATGATTCAATCGTTAGGGGAACGACGAGCCGCCGAATCGTCAAGATGTTGAAGGAAGCGGGGGCAAAGGAAGTCCACGTGAGGATTGCGTCTCCTCCAATTAAAAACCCTTGCTACTACGGTATTGATACCTCAAACAGCGGCGAGCTGATTGCAGCAAATAACTCCGTCGAGGAAATTGAAGAGCAGATCGGCGCCGACAGTCTTGCTTTTTTATCAGTACAGGGGTTGAACGATAGCATTTATCAGGGAGAAGAGTCGTTGAAACACGGCGGTTGTATGGCGTGTTTTACTGGCAAATACCCGACAGAAATTTATCCGAACACGATGCATCCATATGAAAAAGCATAG
- the purS gene encoding phosphoribosylformylglycinamidine synthase subunit PurS, whose product MRKVKIHITLKEGVLDPQGKAVHNSLQSLEYNNVQDVRVGKYMEVMVEDSDNLEAEIDRMCDQLLANPVIENYSYTIEEAS is encoded by the coding sequence ATGCGCAAAGTAAAGATCCACATCACATTGAAAGAAGGAGTCCTAGATCCACAGGGAAAAGCCGTCCACAATTCACTTCAATCCTTGGAGTACAACAACGTCCAGGACGTACGTGTAGGAAAATACATGGAAGTGATGGTTGAAGACAGTGACAACCTCGAAGCGGAAATCGATCGCATGTGCGACCAGCTTCTTGCCAACCCTGTCATTGAAAATTACAGCTACACGATTGAGGAGGCGAGTTAA
- a CDS encoding NETI motif-containing protein: MPKKNNKKRFEVGENETIGQCLDRMKKEGYTPIRRAEEPVFREETRNGEKVMEPVGKTIVFHAVKE; encoded by the coding sequence ATGCCCAAAAAGAACAACAAGAAGCGCTTTGAAGTCGGTGAGAATGAAACGATCGGTCAATGTCTCGACCGCATGAAGAAAGAAGGATACACTCCGATCCGTCGCGCGGAAGAACCTGTTTTCCGTGAAGAAACTCGTAATGGGGAAAAAGTGATGGAACCTGTAGGGAAAACGATCGTATTTCATGCAGTAAAGGAATAA
- the purL gene encoding phosphoribosylformylglycinamidine synthase subunit PurL, which yields MPSMLEISPEQIEEQHIYREMGLKDDEYASVRSILGRRPNYTETGLFSVMWSEHCSYKNSKPLLKKFPTEGAHVLQGPGEGAGIIDIGDEQAVVFKIESHNHPSAVEPYQGAATGVGGILRDVFSMGARPIALLNSLRFGSLQQPRVKYLFEEVVRGIAGYGNCVGVPTVGGEVQFDDAYNGNPLVNAMCVGLIDHKDIQKGIAAGVGNTVMYVGAKTGRDGIHGATFASEELSEESEEKRPSVQVGDPFMEKLLIEACLDVIQHDALVGIQDMGAAGLTSSASEMASKAGTGMTMNLDHIPQREENMSAYEMMLSESQERMLLVVEKGREEEIAKVFRKYNLEAVAVGEVTDTKRFRLEHHGETVADVPVDSLAEDAPVYHQPSSVPAYYEEFQRMEDYVPEITDYRETLVNLLKQATIASKEWVYDQYDSMVQTNTVVTPGSDAAVLRVRGTNKALAMTTDCNSRYLYVDPEVGGKIAVAEAARNIVCSGGRPLGITDGLNFGSPENPEIFWQMEKSVDGMSEACRLLETPVIGGNVSLYNESFGGQAIYPTPIVGMVGLIDDVQHITRSHAQNAGDLIYVIGETQAEFGGSELQGLLEGKHFGKAPSIDLKTEYNRQKQLLTAIRAGHVVSAHDVSEGGLSVALAEMLFENEFGCEVTLAGEPATALFAESQSRFIVTVAPEQKGAFEQSVTDARLIGTVTENGVYRIKQEGVVLEEKTSVLKEAWKGAIGCLLKSKV from the coding sequence ATGCCATCAATGCTTGAGATTAGTCCAGAACAAATCGAAGAACAGCACATCTATAGAGAGATGGGACTGAAGGATGACGAGTATGCTTCCGTCCGCTCGATTCTAGGCCGCCGTCCGAATTACACGGAAACCGGGTTGTTTTCGGTTATGTGGTCGGAACATTGCAGCTACAAAAACTCCAAACCGCTTTTGAAAAAGTTTCCGACAGAAGGTGCACACGTGCTCCAAGGTCCGGGGGAAGGCGCGGGGATCATCGACATTGGTGACGAGCAGGCCGTCGTTTTCAAAATTGAAAGCCACAACCACCCGTCCGCCGTTGAACCCTATCAAGGGGCAGCGACAGGAGTAGGTGGAATCCTGCGCGACGTCTTCTCAATGGGTGCCCGCCCGATTGCGCTTCTGAATTCGCTTAGGTTCGGTTCATTGCAGCAGCCACGTGTGAAGTATCTCTTTGAAGAAGTCGTCCGCGGCATTGCCGGATACGGCAACTGTGTCGGCGTGCCGACCGTCGGTGGTGAAGTCCAGTTTGACGATGCGTACAACGGAAATCCACTCGTCAATGCGATGTGTGTGGGATTGATCGATCATAAGGATATTCAAAAAGGAATCGCTGCAGGCGTTGGCAACACGGTCATGTACGTGGGAGCCAAAACCGGACGTGATGGCATACATGGTGCTACCTTCGCATCGGAAGAGTTGTCGGAAGAGTCCGAAGAAAAGCGTCCATCCGTACAAGTTGGGGATCCGTTCATGGAAAAATTACTCATCGAAGCTTGTCTTGATGTCATCCAGCATGACGCTCTTGTTGGAATTCAGGATATGGGAGCGGCAGGTCTAACATCATCAGCAAGTGAGATGGCAAGTAAAGCAGGTACAGGGATGACGATGAATCTCGATCACATCCCGCAGCGTGAAGAAAATATGTCAGCCTATGAAATGATGCTCTCGGAATCTCAGGAACGAATGCTTCTTGTCGTAGAAAAAGGACGCGAAGAAGAGATTGCGAAAGTTTTCCGTAAGTATAACCTTGAAGCGGTAGCGGTCGGTGAAGTGACGGATACGAAACGCTTCCGTCTCGAGCACCACGGGGAAACGGTTGCTGATGTTCCTGTTGATTCTCTAGCTGAGGATGCGCCGGTCTACCATCAACCGTCCAGCGTTCCTGCGTATTATGAAGAGTTTCAAAGGATGGAAGATTACGTTCCGGAAATTACAGACTACCGGGAGACATTGGTGAATCTATTGAAACAGGCGACAATCGCCAGCAAAGAATGGGTTTACGATCAGTATGATTCTATGGTCCAGACGAATACTGTCGTCACTCCAGGGTCCGATGCGGCCGTTCTTCGTGTACGAGGAACGAACAAAGCACTTGCGATGACGACCGACTGCAACTCCCGCTACCTCTATGTGGATCCTGAAGTCGGTGGGAAAATTGCAGTCGCTGAAGCGGCGAGAAACATCGTCTGCTCCGGTGGTCGTCCGCTGGGGATTACGGACGGTCTTAACTTCGGGTCACCGGAAAACCCGGAAATTTTTTGGCAGATGGAAAAAAGCGTCGACGGCATGAGTGAGGCGTGCCGACTGCTTGAAACGCCTGTCATCGGTGGAAACGTCAGCTTATACAACGAATCATTCGGAGGCCAGGCGATTTATCCGACACCAATCGTCGGTATGGTCGGTTTGATTGATGATGTCCAACACATTACGCGTTCCCATGCTCAGAACGCGGGTGACTTGATTTACGTCATTGGGGAAACGCAGGCGGAATTCGGCGGCAGTGAACTACAGGGATTACTTGAAGGAAAGCATTTCGGAAAAGCTCCTTCCATCGATTTAAAGACAGAGTATAACCGTCAAAAGCAGCTGCTGACAGCGATTCGCGCAGGACATGTCGTCTCTGCCCATGACGTATCCGAAGGCGGCTTATCGGTTGCCCTTGCAGAAATGCTGTTTGAAAACGAGTTCGGTTGTGAAGTGACTCTCGCTGGTGAACCGGCCACAGCGTTGTTTGCAGAATCGCAGTCACGCTTTATCGTCACCGTCGCGCCGGAACAAAAGGGAGCGTTCGAACAGAGTGTCACAGACGCTCGTCTGATCGGAACCGTGACGGAAAACGGGGTGTACAGAATCAAGCAGGAAGGCGTCGTTCTGGAAGAAAAGACATCAGTGCTGAAAGAAGCGTGGAAAGGAGCGATCGGATGCTTGCTGAAATCAAAGGTTTAA
- a CDS encoding DUF2179 domain-containing protein, with translation MLENPLLLIGIILAVNIVYVSFFTLRMIFTLKGQRYFAAFISMFEIVTYIFGLGLVLDRLDQIENVIAYAVGYGLGVIVGMKIEEKLALGYITVNVISSDPDIEFTRRLREKGYGVTSWYAYGMEGDRLAMQILTPRKYELSLYETIRDIDPKAFIVAYEPKQIHGGFWVKSVKRGKIRDAQKEQQEAL, from the coding sequence ATGCTTGAAAATCCATTATTGCTGATTGGAATCATTTTAGCTGTCAACATTGTCTATGTTTCGTTTTTCACCCTCCGAATGATTTTTACACTGAAGGGGCAGCGGTATTTTGCTGCGTTCATCAGCATGTTCGAAATCGTAACGTACATTTTCGGGCTTGGGCTTGTCCTCGACCGCCTGGATCAAATTGAAAACGTTATTGCTTATGCCGTCGGGTATGGTCTTGGTGTCATCGTCGGGATGAAGATTGAAGAGAAACTCGCTCTCGGGTATATTACAGTTAATGTGATATCTTCAGACCCAGACATCGAATTCACCCGCAGACTTCGTGAAAAAGGATACGGGGTTACAAGCTGGTATGCGTATGGCATGGAAGGTGACCGTTTAGCGATGCAGATTCTGACGCCTCGGAAGTATGAACTATCCTTGTACGAAACGATTCGGGATATTGATCCGAAAGCTTTTATCGTGGCGTATGAACCGAAGCAGATCCATGGTGGATTCTGGGTGAAATCCGTAAAGAGAGGAAAAATTCGCGATGCCCAAAAAGAACAACAAGAAGCGCTTTGA
- the purM gene encoding phosphoribosylformylglycinamidine cyclo-ligase: MSQSYKQAGVDVEAGYEAVERMKKHVARTMRPEVMGGLGSFAGLFDLSGMSYEQPVLVTGTDGVGTKLKLAFEMDQHDTIGVDVVAMCVNDIVAQGADPLLFLDYIACGKNDPARIEQIVKGISDGCEQSGAALVGGETAEMPGMYDEDEYDLAGFVVGMADKEQIITGDEIREGDVLVGLPSSGVHSNGFSLVRKLIADLDLATVPAGWTRTLGEVLLTPTRIYVPEIQSLKKNTTIKGIAHITGGGFYENLPRTLPKGLGCEIDTDSWQVPEVFRFLQEKGTISDEEMFGVFNMGIGMVVVLDPSDVNAAFGACDDAVVIGKVTNEEGVQGI; the protein is encoded by the coding sequence ATGAGTCAATCGTATAAACAGGCGGGAGTCGATGTCGAAGCTGGTTACGAAGCGGTCGAACGGATGAAAAAACATGTTGCCCGCACGATGCGGCCGGAAGTGATGGGAGGACTCGGTTCTTTCGCTGGATTGTTTGACCTCAGTGGCATGAGCTATGAACAACCCGTCCTTGTGACAGGAACAGACGGAGTCGGAACGAAGCTGAAACTCGCGTTTGAGATGGATCAGCATGATACAATCGGCGTAGATGTCGTCGCGATGTGTGTCAACGATATCGTGGCACAGGGCGCAGATCCGCTTCTGTTTCTGGATTACATTGCCTGTGGAAAAAATGACCCTGCCCGGATTGAGCAGATCGTCAAAGGAATATCGGATGGCTGTGAACAGTCCGGTGCTGCTTTAGTCGGTGGTGAGACGGCAGAAATGCCCGGTATGTATGACGAAGATGAATACGACCTCGCCGGCTTTGTCGTCGGAATGGCCGATAAGGAGCAGATCATTACAGGTGATGAGATCAGAGAAGGAGACGTTTTAGTCGGTCTACCTTCCTCGGGTGTCCATTCGAATGGCTTTTCTCTTGTCCGGAAACTCATCGCAGACCTGGATCTTGCTACGGTCCCTGCAGGCTGGACCCGGACGCTTGGAGAGGTCCTGCTGACACCGACGCGTATTTATGTTCCTGAGATTCAATCGCTGAAGAAAAACACCACCATCAAAGGCATCGCGCACATTACCGGAGGCGGTTTTTACGAAAACCTTCCACGAACCCTGCCCAAAGGACTGGGGTGTGAAATCGACACCGACAGCTGGCAGGTACCTGAGGTATTCCGCTTTTTACAGGAAAAAGGGACAATCAGCGATGAGGAAATGTTCGGTGTGTTCAACATGGGTATCGGCATGGTCGTCGTGCTTGATCCTTCTGATGTGAACGCCGCTTTCGGTGCGTGTGACGATGCGGTTGTCATCGGAAAAGTGACCAACGAGGAAGGAGTGCAGGGGATATGA
- a CDS encoding Hsp20/alpha crystallin family protein: MNQFKDWKTNLDRFFGQDFWGDFDGMMKPSVPAINMYQYDNELLCFVNIPGMNHPKNVDVLVDHSTLTLSGKIEINNRGGHQIKSEIADGSFERSIDLPFPVRHDKVEATYKHGLLVIQLHRYISDSTKQRPITIRHLEDE; this comes from the coding sequence ATGAATCAATTCAAAGATTGGAAAACCAACCTCGACCGCTTCTTCGGGCAGGACTTCTGGGGAGACTTCGACGGCATGATGAAACCCTCTGTTCCGGCCATCAACATGTATCAATACGACAATGAACTGCTTTGCTTCGTCAACATCCCAGGAATGAACCACCCGAAAAATGTTGACGTCCTCGTCGACCATTCAACATTGACTCTGAGTGGAAAGATTGAAATCAACAACCGCGGTGGACATCAGATCAAATCAGAGATCGCCGACGGCTCGTTTGAAAGAAGCATCGACCTTCCTTTTCCGGTAAGGCATGACAAAGTGGAAGCGACGTATAAGCATGGGCTGCTTGTGATCCAGCTTCACCGCTATATTTCGGACTCCACGAAACAACGTCCGATTACGATCCGCCATTTAGAGGATGAATAA
- the purH gene encoding bifunctional phosphoribosylaminoimidazolecarboxamide formyltransferase/IMP cyclohydrolase, whose product MKKRALLSVSNKQGLTEFAKKLHELDFELISTGGTKRAIEEAGVPVQSISEVTEFPEIMDGRVKTLHPSVHGGLLAKRSNEEHMKQLEELNIETIDLVAVNLYPFKETIAKDDVTESDAIENIDIGGPTMLRSAAKSFEDVAVVVDPADYEEVIEGLENDALSYESRRKLAAKVFRHTANYDAMIAEYFSGLTEEPFPETYSVTYEKVQSLRYGENPHQSAAFYKKANFEGTSLAEAEQLNGKELSYNNIQDANAALEVVLEFNQPAAVAVKHMNPCGVGVGENLHDAYVKAYEGDPVSIFGGIVALNREVDADTAAKLKEIFLEIIIAPSFSQEALDILTTKKNLRLLKVDMKKADRPAHKLVTVNGGLLVQDADEGSLEDVELEVATEREPSEQELEDLKLGWKVVKHVKSNAIVVAKGDRTLGVGAGQMNRVGAAKIAFEQAGEKAEGSIMASDAFFPMPDTVEAAAEAGVTAIIQPGGSKRDQDSIDACNKHGIAMVFTKMRHFKH is encoded by the coding sequence ATGAAAAAACGTGCCCTACTGAGCGTATCCAACAAACAAGGATTGACTGAATTTGCAAAGAAACTTCATGAATTAGACTTTGAACTCATTTCTACTGGTGGCACGAAACGGGCCATTGAAGAAGCGGGGGTCCCGGTGCAATCCATTTCCGAGGTGACTGAATTTCCGGAAATCATGGACGGACGTGTGAAGACGCTTCACCCTTCGGTCCATGGTGGGCTACTCGCTAAGCGTTCCAATGAAGAGCATATGAAGCAGCTCGAGGAACTGAATATCGAGACCATCGATCTCGTTGCCGTCAACTTGTACCCATTCAAAGAAACAATTGCGAAAGATGATGTCACGGAATCGGATGCAATCGAAAACATCGATATTGGTGGCCCGACGATGCTTCGCTCTGCAGCGAAGAGTTTTGAAGACGTCGCAGTCGTGGTGGACCCGGCCGATTACGAGGAGGTCATTGAAGGTCTCGAGAACGATGCCCTTTCTTATGAGTCCCGCCGTAAGCTTGCAGCCAAAGTGTTCCGTCATACCGCCAATTACGATGCAATGATTGCGGAATACTTTTCCGGTTTGACAGAAGAGCCATTTCCAGAGACGTATTCCGTCACTTATGAAAAAGTTCAATCCCTACGTTACGGAGAAAACCCGCACCAGAGCGCTGCTTTTTATAAGAAAGCGAACTTCGAAGGCACGTCTCTCGCCGAAGCGGAACAGCTCAACGGAAAAGAACTTTCCTACAACAACATCCAGGATGCCAACGCGGCCCTTGAAGTTGTACTTGAGTTCAACCAGCCGGCGGCCGTCGCAGTCAAACACATGAACCCTTGCGGCGTCGGAGTCGGTGAGAACTTGCATGACGCTTATGTAAAAGCGTACGAAGGCGATCCTGTGTCGATTTTCGGTGGAATTGTTGCCTTGAACAGGGAAGTCGATGCGGATACGGCGGCGAAGTTGAAAGAGATTTTCCTTGAGATCATCATCGCTCCGTCCTTCAGTCAAGAAGCGCTTGATATCCTAACAACAAAGAAAAACTTGCGCCTTTTGAAAGTGGATATGAAAAAGGCGGATCGTCCGGCTCATAAGCTTGTGACCGTCAATGGCGGACTGCTTGTCCAGGATGCCGATGAAGGTTCGCTTGAGGACGTGGAGCTTGAAGTGGCGACAGAACGTGAGCCGTCCGAGCAGGAGCTTGAAGATTTGAAGCTCGGCTGGAAAGTCGTGAAACATGTGAAGTCAAACGCAATCGTCGTAGCGAAAGGTGACCGTACGCTCGGAGTCGGCGCGGGACAGATGAACCGTGTCGGTGCAGCGAAAATCGCTTTTGAGCAGGCAGGTGAGAAAGCGGAAGGCAGCATCATGGCTTCCGACGCCTTTTTCCCGATGCCGGATACCGTTGAAGCTGCAGCGGAAGCGGGTGTGACGGCGATCATCCAACCTGGTGGTTCTAAGCGTGATCAAGATTCCATTGATGCCTGCAACAAACATGGCATTGCGATGGTCTTTACAAAAATGCGTCACTTCAAACACTAA
- the purK gene encoding 5-(carboxyamino)imidazole ribonucleotide synthase, producing MMAVAARHMGYRIAVLDPAENCPCASIAEEHIVAAYDDLEAAERLSTVSDVITYEFENVDLHVARLFEEKGKLPQGAFALEVTQNRAKEKEIAVDAGLSVPEYRIVNTFEEVEEAVEVTGYPAVIKTVSGGYDGKGQQKIEDETHLEEVRSFMKEGGTYIVEQWLEFDLEISQVFTRGMDGRIIPFPIAENIHKNHILHESRVPATVPGKVEERAREAVEVLAERIGVVGTFAVEMFVKGDDIFINEMAPRPHNSGHYTIEACSVSQFEQHVRAICGLPLLPVHSFGAAVMVNVLGKHRGILVDRLEYYHGFHFHDYGKKRSASNPKNGAHHLCWRQPRRNRPTHHRKSDPFTVGGRQ from the coding sequence ATGATGGCTGTCGCTGCAAGACATATGGGCTATCGAATTGCCGTGCTTGATCCTGCAGAAAACTGTCCTTGTGCCTCGATTGCCGAGGAACACATCGTCGCTGCATACGATGACTTGGAAGCGGCGGAGCGATTGAGTACAGTCAGTGACGTGATCACCTACGAATTTGAAAACGTCGATCTCCATGTGGCCCGGCTTTTTGAAGAAAAAGGGAAGCTGCCGCAAGGAGCCTTTGCGCTTGAGGTAACCCAAAACAGGGCGAAGGAGAAGGAAATCGCCGTCGATGCTGGACTGTCGGTTCCTGAGTATCGCATCGTGAACACTTTTGAAGAGGTGGAAGAAGCGGTGGAAGTCACGGGCTATCCTGCTGTTATCAAGACGGTCAGCGGAGGCTATGATGGCAAGGGACAGCAGAAAATCGAAGACGAGACGCATCTCGAAGAGGTCCGCTCTTTTATGAAAGAAGGCGGCACCTACATTGTAGAGCAGTGGCTTGAATTCGACCTTGAAATTTCTCAAGTGTTCACAAGAGGAATGGATGGGCGTATCATTCCGTTCCCGATTGCGGAAAATATCCATAAGAACCACATTTTGCATGAGTCAAGAGTTCCGGCAACCGTTCCTGGAAAAGTGGAAGAGCGTGCCCGTGAAGCTGTTGAGGTATTGGCTGAGCGGATCGGAGTCGTCGGTACATTCGCAGTTGAAATGTTCGTGAAGGGTGATGACATATTCATCAACGAGATGGCTCCACGTCCCCACAACTCCGGCCATTATACGATTGAAGCGTGCAGCGTATCGCAATTCGAACAGCACGTCCGTGCGATCTGCGGTCTCCCGCTGTTACCGGTCCATTCGTTCGGCGCAGCGGTGATGGTGAACGTGCTCGGCAAACACCGGGGCATTTTGGTGGATCGTCTTGAATATTACCACGGCTTTCATTTTCATGACTATGGAAAAAAAAGAAGCGCGTCAAACCCGAAAAATGGGGCACATCACCTTTGTTGGCGACAACCTAGAAGAAATCGACCAACTCATCACAGAAAATCAGATCCATTTACGGTAGGAGGAAGACAATGA